One Pseudomonas ekonensis DNA window includes the following coding sequences:
- the tsaD gene encoding tRNA (adenosine(37)-N6)-threonylcarbamoyltransferase complex transferase subunit TsaD, translated as MLVLGLETSCDETGVALYDSERGLLADALFSQIDLHRVYGGVVPELASRDHVKRMLPLIRQVLAEADCVPTEIDAIAYTAGPGLVGALLVGASCAQALAFAWGIPALGVHHMEGHLLAPMLEAQPPEFPFVALLVSGGHTQLVQVDGIGQYALLGETLDDAAGEAFDKTAKMMGLNYPGGPEIAKAAERGVAGRFTFPRPMCDRPGLDFSFSGLKTFALNTWQQSVSAGDDGEQARCDIALAFQQAVVETLTIKCKRALKQAGMKRLVIAGGVSANRALRASLEKMLGDMKGSVFYARPQFCTDNGAMIAFAGCQRLQAGQQESLAITVQARWPMEQLSALG; from the coding sequence ATGCTAGTACTGGGATTGGAAACGTCCTGCGACGAAACCGGCGTCGCGCTCTACGACAGTGAACGCGGCCTTCTGGCGGACGCGCTGTTCAGTCAGATCGACCTGCACCGCGTCTACGGCGGCGTGGTGCCGGAGCTGGCCTCCCGCGACCACGTCAAGCGCATGCTGCCGCTGATCCGGCAGGTGCTGGCGGAGGCCGACTGCGTGCCGACCGAGATCGACGCGATCGCCTACACCGCAGGCCCCGGCCTGGTCGGAGCCCTGCTGGTGGGCGCCTCCTGCGCCCAGGCGCTGGCGTTCGCCTGGGGCATTCCGGCGCTGGGCGTGCACCACATGGAAGGCCATCTGCTGGCGCCGATGCTCGAGGCGCAGCCGCCGGAGTTTCCGTTCGTCGCTTTGTTGGTCTCCGGTGGCCATACGCAACTGGTCCAGGTCGATGGCATCGGCCAATACGCCTTGCTCGGCGAAACCCTCGACGATGCCGCCGGCGAAGCCTTCGACAAGACCGCCAAGATGATGGGGCTGAACTATCCGGGCGGGCCCGAGATCGCCAAGGCCGCCGAGCGGGGCGTTGCCGGCCGGTTCACCTTCCCGCGTCCGATGTGCGACCGTCCGGGCCTTGATTTCAGTTTCAGCGGCCTGAAGACCTTCGCCCTCAACACCTGGCAACAGAGCGTCAGCGCCGGGGACGACGGCGAGCAAGCCCGTTGCGACATCGCGCTGGCGTTCCAGCAGGCCGTGGTGGAGACTTTGACCATCAAGTGCAAGCGTGCCCTCAAGCAAGCCGGCATGAAGCGCCTGGTGATCGCCGGCGGCGTCAGCGCCAACCGGGCGTTGCGTGCGTCGCTGGAGAAGATGCTCGGCGACATGAAGGGCAGCGTGTTCTACGCCCGTCCCCAGTTCTGCACCGACAACGGCGCGATGATCGCGTTCGCCGGTTGCCAGCGGTTGCAGGCCGGCCAGCAGGAAAGCCTGGCGATCACCGTGCAGGCGCGCTGGCCGATGGAGCAGTTGTCCGCGCTGGGATGA